One genomic window of Phaenicophaeus curvirostris isolate KB17595 chromosome 21, BPBGC_Pcur_1.0, whole genome shotgun sequence includes the following:
- the BLTP2 gene encoding bridge-like lipid transfer protein family member 2 isoform X2 produces MDTINIMVLHVATSESLWHIQASKTRLLLNGDGKSLTCEVSLTKVNSKVLRSSQLDDTCLAELALALSLSLEISSKRRLVGVRLCVWTLQTELHEGLFSSPLLHCVTARGEEPSPGAAEPLKSLSLLSRDTLQLIPRRVEVKLETTSVVLSMNSQKRHLTWSLKLLQFLYQREEEQIPLRNFTPTSDLDQMSVELQLEDGLLLSQSRQRIVCLNSLKTSLQVTAIDLSAAVLLNTCIIHYRHQEFSHWLGLLAQEYRCRAVPGPSQGHKGRSYPQIIAPIILCASLSNVNVSVQLGDTPPFALGFNSISADYQHLRPQSVHQRAVLAVDHFCWRVGNDSHIQRAPHPPNMHVWGEALILDSFNLQGSYNQPLGMSSAQSDTLFLDCTIRGLQVESSDTCTECLARVLPLFCPRPGGAEPAKQPPSASNEPWGLLWKVDLKVEDVNLFTLSALVGALELRLDTLTVLGSAESCTVSVQGMVLALVKSITEKMQPCCKAPAIPNPVANLSMLSVTYHSSIRSLEVQCGEGLAVLWSPPDHMHLYHHTLATLQCHEALRSALGHRAPPSLPPESPASHPATPTETTGPLQPDGTPPKRLFSLSLELSSAKITAFVSEANYISLAAERTSLSWHGGALHGYCPELAAGFDGHSIFSFKEVEVKLLPELEEVILHRCAFPTLRTLRNRGWAFSFASVTIEFPYQYDFSRTLDAAVGVQKWLKGLHRRGCPASTALPPDLLLKVTHFSWVFLDDVFEVKLRDNYELMKDESKESAKRLQLLDAKVAALRKQHGELLPARKIEELYASLEKKNIEIYIQRSRRLYANTPMRRALLTWTLSHLELVAMADESFHGTERVLEQMRDVDSVSPFPAEGLELVTQWCRMMKGRVGSFFVRIRDYPRYLFEIRNWQLSGRLIGAEQCGQACSRRCQVLKLGLPWGDATVERNMPPLKFYHNFHSEISQYTIVWGPCWDPAWTLIGQCVDLLTKPSEDPSAPLPWWDKSRLLFHGDWHMDIEQANLHQLATEDPYNTTENMHWEWSHLSFHWKPGQFVFKGNLDINVRTASKYDDCCFLHLPDLCMTLDLQWLCHGNPHDHHGVVLRSPEFLPEVPVGQQYDSYRAFRSENLNLSIRMDLTRPSEEHSQPRILLYSSTLRWMQNFWATWTSVTRPICRGKLFNNMKPSKKKLGQHYKQLSYTALFPRLQVHYWASFAQQRGIQVECCQGHIFTRGTQRLIPQAGTVMRRLISEWSITQMVSDLSQVTVHLMASTCDENADHRLDTLVKKTHLLSLSSLTYQRHSNRMAEEELPLRDGDDGFHTHQLHLVDLRASWTTTNRDIAFGLYDGYKKAAVLKRNLSTEALKGLKIDTQLQAKKLKRGPLSAHSIPARVTAPITSGRPERASSGGAYMLQKLIEETDKFVVFTEEESGASEQLCGIAACQTDDIYNRNCLIELVNCQMVLRGAETEGCVIVSAAKAQLLQCQHHPAWYGDTLKQKTSWTCLLDGMQYFATTESGPTEREHGQLWLEVKNIEEHRQRSLDSVQELMESGQAVGGMVSTTTDWNQPSEAQQTQQVQRIISRCSCRMYYISYSHDIDPELATQIKPPETPANQEKEDLLKKQEGAVDTFTLIHHDLEISTNPAQYAMILDIVNNLLLHVEPKRKEHSEKKQRVRFQLEISSNPEEQRSSILHLQEAVRQHVAQIRQLEKQMYSNVKSLQDDSKNESLLDLNHRLQQQLSQEKADLQLESEELNILIRCFKDFQLQRANKMELRKQPEDVSVARRTEFYFAQARWRLTEEDGQLGIAELELQRFLYSKVNKSDDTAEHLLELGWVTMNNLLPNAVYKVVLRPQSSCQSGRQLALRIFSKVRPPVGGISIKEHFEVNVVPLTIQLTHQFFHRMMGFFFPGRNVEEEEVGDEEDKSKLVTTGIPVVKPRQLIVADDSLGPGKGVAQGLNRTSGVRRSFRKAPEHPVDDIDKMKERAAMNNSFIYIKIPQVPLCVSYKGEKNSVDWGDLNLVLPCLEYHNNTWTWLDFAMAVKRDSRKALVAQVIKEKLRLKPAAGAEARGKLESKSDGAIQQQEEDEKARLLIGLSVGEKNPSKKSIFGRRK; encoded by the exons ATGGACACCATCAACATCATGGTTCTGCACGTGGCCACCTCAGAGTCTCTCTGGCACATCCAAGCCAGCAAGACACGTCTCCTCCTGAACGGTGATGGGAAAAG CCTGACCTGCGAGGTGAGCCTGACAAAGGTGAACAGCAAAGTGCTCCGGAGCAGCCAGCTG GATGACACGTGCCTGGCGGAGCTGGCCCTGGCGCTCTCCCTCTCGCTGGAGATCAGCAGCAAGCGGCGGCTGGTGGGCGTCAGGCTGTGCGTCTGGACCCTGCAGACAGAGCTGCACGAAGGGCTTTTCTCCAGCCCGCTGCTGCACTGCGTCACTGCACGGGGGGAAGAGCCCAGCCCAG GTGCAGCGGAGCCCCTgaagtccctgtccctgctgagcAGGGACACGCTGCAGCTCATCCCCAGGAGGGTGGAGGTGAAGCTAGAGACCACCAGCGTGGTGCTGTCCATGAACAGCCAGAAGAG GcacctcacctggagcctgAAGCTGCTGCAGTTTCTGTATCAGCGTGAAGAGGAGCAGATCCCACTGCGCAACTTCACGCCCACCTCAGACCTGGACCAAATGAGCGTAGAGCTCCAGCTGGAGG ACGGCCTTCTCCTGTCCCAGAGCCGCCAGCGCATCGTGTGCCTCAACTCCCTGAAGACCAGCCTGCAG GTCACCGCCATTGACCTCTCGGCTGCCGTGCTTCTCAACACCTGCATCATCCACTACCGCCACCAGGAGTTTTCGCACTGGCTGGGCTTGTTGGCACAGGAATACAGGTGCCGGGCGGTGCCTGGCCCCAGCCAAGGGCACAAGGGAAG GAGTTATCCCCAAATCATCGCGCCCATCATCCTGTGTGCCTCGCTGTCCAACGTCAACGTGTCCGTGCAGCTGGGGGACACGCCACCCTTTGCCTTGGGCTTCAACTCCATCTCTGCAG ACTACCAGCACCTGCGGCCGCAGAGCGTGCACCAGCGAGCTGTGCTGGCCGTGGACCACTTCTGCTGGCGTGTGGGCAACGACTCGCACATCCAGCGTGCCCCGCACCCCCCCAACATGCACGTGTGGGGAGAAGCCCTCATCCTTGACTCTTTCAACCTGCAG GGCAGCTACAACCAGCCTCTGGGCATGTCCAGTGCCCAGTCGGACACGCTCTTCCTGGACTGCACCATCCGGGGGTTGCAAGTGGAGTCGTCGGACACCTGCACCGAGTGCCTCGCCAGAGTCCTGCCCCTCTTCTGTCCTCGGCCTGGTGGAGCTGAGCCCGCCAAGCAGCCGCCCTCTGCCTCAAACGAGCCCTGGGGGCTGCTCTGGAAGGTGGATCTGAAGGTGGAAGATGTGAACCTTTTCACGCTTTCGGCCCTGGTGG GAGCCCTGGAGCTGCGGCTGGACACGCTGACCGTCCTGGGGAGTGCCGAGAGCTGCACGGTCAGCGTCCAGGGCATGGTGCTGGCCTTGGTGAAGAGCATTACGGAGAAGATGCAGCCGTGCTGCAAAGCTCCTGCCATCCCCAATCCGGTGGCCAACCTCTCCATGCTCTCTGTCACCTACCATAGCAGCATCCGCTCCCTGGAG GTGCAGTGCGGTGAGGGGCTGGCGGTGCTGTGGAGCCCACCTGACCACATGCACTTGTACCATCACACCTTGGCCACCTTGCAGTGCCATGAAGCCTTGCGGAGCGCCCTCGGCCACAGGGcgcctccctccctgcccccagaGAGCCCAGCGTCCCACCCGGCCACCCCTACCGAGACAACGGGGCCTCTCCAGCCAGATGGGACCCCCCCGAAAAGACTCTTTTCCCTGTCGCTGGAGCTGAGCTCTGCGAAGATCACTGCCTTTGTCTCCGAGGCCAACTACATCAGCCTGGCTGCCGAACGGACCTCCCTGAGCTGGCACGGCGGTGCCCTGCACGGCTACTGCCCCGAGCTGGCCGCCGGCTTCGACGGACACAGCATCTTCAGCTTCAAGGAGGTGGAGGTGAAGCTGCTGCCAGAGCTGGAGGAGGTCATCTTGCACCGCTGCGCTTTCCCCACCCTGCGCACTCTCCGCAACCGCGGCTGGGCTTTCTCCTTTGCCAGCGTGACCATCGAGTTCCCCTACCAGTACGACTTCTCCCGCACGCTGGACGCTGCCGTGGGTGTGCAGAAGTGGTTGAAAGGTCTGCACCGGCGCGGGTGCCCTGCCAGCACGGCGCTGCCCCCCGACCTCCTGCTCAAAGTGACGCACTTCTCCTGGGTCTTCCTGGATGACGTCTTTGAGGTCAAGTTACGAGACAACTACGAGCTGATGAAGGACGAGAGCAAGGAGAGCGCCAAgcggctgcagctgctggacgCCAAGGTGGCCGCGCTGCGCAAGCAGCATGGCGAGCTGCTGCCTGCTCGCAAGATCGAGGAGCTTTATGCCTCGCTGGAGAAGAAGAACATCGAGATCTACATCCAGCGCTCGCGGCGCCTCTATGCCAACACGCCCATGCGGAGAGCTCTCCTCACCTGGACCCTGTCCCACCTAGAGCTGGTGGCCATGGCTGACGAGTCTTTCCACGGCACGGAGCGTGTGTTGGAGCAGATGAGGGACGTGGATAGTGTCAGCCCGTTCCCCGCTGAGGGGCTGGAGTTGGTCACCCAGTGGTGCCGCATGATGAAAGGCAGAGTTGGCAGCTTCTTTG TGCGGATCCGTGACTACCCTCGCTACCTCTTCGAGATCCGGAACTGGCAGCTCTCAGGTCGGCTGATTGGAGCTGAGCAGTGTGGCCAGGCCTGCTCCCGGCGCTGCCAGGTCCTCAAGCTGGGGCTACCGTGGGGGGACGCCACGGTGGAGAGGAATATGCCACCCTTGAAGTTCTACCACAACTTCCACT CTGAGATCTCCCAGTACACGATCGTGTGGGGGCCCTGCTGGGACCCAGCCTGGACCCTGATCGGCCAGTGCGTGGATCTCCTCACCAAGCCCTCAGAGGACCCCAGTGCCCCGTTGCCCTGGTGGGACAAGAGCCGCCTTCTCTTCCACGGGGACTGGCACATGGACATCGAACAGGCCAACCTGCACCAGCTGGCCACCGAG GACCCTTACAACACCACCGAGAACATGCACTGGGAGTGGAGCCACCTCTCCTTCCACTGGAAGCCTGGGCAGTTCGTCTTCAAGGGCAACCTGGACATTAATGTCCGGACGGCCTCTAA ATACGACGACTGCTGCTTCCTGCACCTGCCCGACCTGTGCATGACACTGGATCTGCAGTGGTTGTGCCACGGGAACCCCCACGACCACCATGGTGTGGTGCTGCGCTCCCCTGAGTTCCTGCCTGAGGTGCCGGTGGGGCAGCAGTACGATTCCTACCGTGCCTTCCGCTCCGAGAACCTCAACCTTTCCATCCGGATGGACCTGACGCGGCCCAGCGAGG AGCACTCCCAGCCCCGGATCCTGCTCTACAGCAGCACCCTCCGCTGGATGCAGAACTTCTGGGCCACGTGGACCAGCGTGACGCGCCCCATCTGCCGCGGGAAGCTCTTCAACAACATGAAACCCAGCAAGAAGAAGCTGGGGCAGCACTACAAGCAGCTGTCTTACACTGCGCTCTTCCCTCGGCTGCAG GTGCATTATTGGGCCTCCTTCGCCCAGCAGCGGGGGATCCAGGTGGAATGCTGCCAGGGGCACATCTTCACTCGTGGCACCCAACGTCTCATCCCCCAAG CTGGCACGGTGATGCGCCGCCTTATTTCGGAGTGGAGCATCACCCAGATGGTGAGCGACCTGAGCCAGGTCACCGTGCACCTCATGGCCTCCACCTGCGACGAGAATGCCGACCACCGGCTCGACACCCTGGTGAAGAAAACTCACCTGCTGAGCCTCTCCTCCCTCACCTACCAGCGGCACAGCAACCGCATGGCTGAGGAG GAGCTGCCCCTGCGGGACGGAGACGACGGGTTCCACACGCACCAGCTTCACCTGGTGGACCTGCGGGCGTCCTGGACCACCACCAATCGAGACATTGCCTTTGGCCTCTACGATGGCTACAAGAAAGCGGCCGTGCTCAAGCGCAACCTGTCCACCGAGGCCCTCAAGGGGCTGAAGATCGATACCCAGCTGCAAGCCAAAAAGCTGAAGCGGGGCCCGCTCTCTGCTCACTCCATCCCTGCCAGAGTGACCGCTCCCATCACCAGTGGCCGTCCTGAGAGAGCCTCCTCGGGAg gggCCTACATGCTGCAGAAGCTCATTGAGGAGACGGACAAGTTCGTGGTCTTCACGGAGGAGGAGTCGGGGGCCAGCGAGCAGCTGTGCGGCATCGCCGCCTGCCAAACCGATGACATCTACAACCGCAACTGCCTCATCGAGCTGGTCAACTGCCAG ATGGTGCTGCGCGGTGCGGAGACAGAGGGTTGCGTGATCGTATCTGCTGCGAAggctcagctgctgcagtgccagCACCATCCTGCCTGGTACGGGGACACGCTGAAGCAGAAGACATCCTGGACGTGCTTGCTGGACGGCATGCAGTACTTCGCCACGACGGAGAGCGGCCCCACCGAGAGGGAGCACGGGCAGCTCTGGCTGGAG GTGAAAAATATCGAGGAGCATCGGCAACGGAGCCTGGACTCGGTGCAGGAGCTGATGGAGAGTGGGCAGGCAGTGGGGGGCATGGTCAGCACCACCACAG ATTGGAACCAGCCCTCGGAAGCCCAGCAGACCCAGCAGGTGCAGAGGATCATCTCGCGCTGCAGCTGCCGCATGTACTACATCAGCTACAGCCACGACATTGACCCTGAGCTGGCTACGCAGATAAAGCCCCCCGAGACCCCTGCCAACCAGGAGAAGGAGGATCTGCTGAAGAAGCAAGAGG GAGCTGTAGACACTTTCACACTGATCCACCACGACCTGGAGATCTCCACCAACCCTGCGCAGTACGCCATGATCCTCGACATAGTCAACAACCTGCTGCTGCACGTGGAGCCCAAGCGCAAG GAGCACAGCGAGAAGAAACAACGGGTACGCTTCCAGCTGGAAATCTCCAGCAACCCTGAGGAGCAGCGCAGCAGCATCCTACACCTGCAAGAGGCCGTGAGGCAGCACGTTGCCCAGATCCggcagctggagaagcagaTGTACTCCAACGTGAAG TCCCTGCAGGATGACAGCAAAAACGAGAGCCTGCTTGACCTCAaccacaggctgcagcagcagctgagccagGAGAAAGCTGACCTGCAGCTGGAGAGTGAGGAGCTGAACATACTGATCAG GTGCTTCAAGGACTTCCAGCTGCAGCGAGCCAACAAGATGGAGCTGCGAAAGCAGCCGGAAGACGTGAGTGTGGCACGGCGGACCGAGTTCTACTTCGCCCAGGCACGCTGGCGTCTGACCGAGGAGGATGGGCAGCTGGGCATAGCCGAGCTGGAGCTCCAACGCTTCCTCTACAGCAAG GTCAACAAATCTGACGACACTGCTGAGCATCTGCTGGAACTGGGCTGGGTCACCATGAACAACCTCCTGCCGAACGCTGTGTACAAG GTGGTGCTGCGTCCCCAGAGCTCCTGCCAGTCTGGCCGGCAGCTGGCACTGAGGATCTTCAGCAAGGTCCGGCCGCCCGTGGGAGGCATCTCCATCAAGGAGCATTTTGAG GTGAACGTGGTACCCCTCACCATCCAGCTCACCCACCAGTTCTTCCACAGGATGATGGGTTTCTTCTTCCCTGGCCGCAacgtggaggaggaggaggtgggagaTGAGGAGGACAAGTCCAAGCTGGTGACAACAG GGATCCCTGTGGTGAAGCCGCGGCAGCTGATCGTGGCCGATGACTCGCTGGGCCCGGGGAAGGGAGTCGCTCAGGGACTGAATCGGACGTCGGGGGTCAGAAGATCCTTCCGAAAAGCACCTGAG CATCCCGTGGATGACATTGACAAGATGAAGGAGCGCGCGGCCATGAACAACTCCTTCATCTACATCAAGATCCCGCAGGTGCCGCTCTGTGTCAGCTACAAG GGCGAGAAGAACAGTGTGGACTGGGGAGACCTGAACCTGGTGCTGCCGTGCCTGGAGTACCACAACAACACGTGGACGTGGCTAGACTTCGCCATGGCGGTGAAGAGGGACAGCCGCAAAGCCTTGGTGGCACAG GTGATCAAAGAGAAGCTCCGGCTGAAGCCGGCGGCGGGTGCGGAGGCTCGGGGGAAGCTGGAGAGCAAATCAGACGGGGccatccagcagcaggaggaggacgAGAAGGCACGGCTGCTCATCGGGCTGAGCGTGGGTGAGAAGAACCCCAGCAAGAAGTCGATCTTCGGCAGGCGTAAATGA